The following are from one region of the Advenella mimigardefordensis DPN7 genome:
- a CDS encoding tautomerase family protein, with the protein MPHINIKLLAGRSEQQKQELADSISEALASTLGADDSSISVAIEDVPSGDWTEKVYKPEILGKLTSIYKRPGYKPF; encoded by the coding sequence ATGCCTCATATCAATATCAAGCTTCTTGCTGGTCGCTCAGAGCAACAAAAGCAAGAGCTAGCCGATTCAATTTCTGAAGCGCTAGCAAGCACCCTTGGCGCTGACGATTCTTCCATTTCAGTTGCGATAGAAGATGTTCCATCCGGAGACTGGACCGAGAAAGTTTACAAACCCGAAATTCTGGGCAAGCTGACCAGCATATATAAGAGACCAGGGTATAAGCCGTTCTAG
- a CDS encoding Bug family tripartite tricarboxylate transporter substrate binding protein, with the protein MKRMVSSAVAFSLFFLLTSPNAQAATDFPTKPIRIVVPAAPGGALDLTTRLVAEKMSEDLGQTIIVDNRPGAGSLIGTRYVKTAKADGYTLLSQANGFTLLPQTKINPGYDPAKDFTGIGFMTRSPLVIETSTTQPEGTLQDFMARVKANPGQLSYGHGGVSTPIHLAAASFLHKTGLNMLSVPYKGNGPVLLDVIGNRLHLVFDGYISSAPFIGNGQLRPLAVTSDKRMESLKDVPTLKEQGVDFSYTLWLGLLAPSGVPNEVVNRLSQSLKYALESKELNKRFIEEGSDPTFVTPAFFTDYYKNEAVDMVKVAADLQLPRD; encoded by the coding sequence ATGAAGAGGATGGTAAGTAGTGCAGTAGCGTTTAGTCTGTTTTTCCTGCTGACATCGCCAAATGCTCAGGCGGCGACAGATTTTCCGACTAAACCGATACGCATTGTTGTGCCGGCAGCACCCGGAGGCGCACTCGATCTGACTACACGCCTGGTGGCAGAGAAAATGAGTGAAGATCTTGGACAAACGATTATCGTGGACAACAGGCCTGGCGCCGGTTCACTGATCGGCACCCGATACGTTAAGACAGCAAAGGCCGATGGTTACACCTTACTCTCACAAGCCAACGGCTTTACCTTATTGCCGCAAACAAAAATCAATCCTGGTTACGATCCCGCAAAAGACTTTACCGGTATCGGTTTTATGACCCGTTCGCCACTGGTCATCGAAACCAGCACAACCCAGCCCGAAGGAACGCTGCAGGATTTCATGGCTCGCGTCAAAGCCAACCCCGGGCAATTGAGCTATGGCCATGGCGGAGTTAGTACCCCCATTCATCTGGCAGCGGCATCCTTTCTGCACAAAACAGGCCTGAACATGCTCAGTGTGCCTTATAAGGGTAATGGCCCCGTTTTGCTGGACGTGATTGGTAATCGGTTGCACCTGGTATTTGACGGCTACATCAGCAGTGCCCCGTTCATCGGCAATGGCCAGTTGCGACCGTTAGCTGTCACTTCGGACAAACGCATGGAATCGCTGAAGGACGTTCCGACTCTGAAAGAGCAGGGCGTAGATTTCAGCTATACCCTTTGGCTCGGCTTGCTCGCGCCATCCGGCGTGCCCAACGAGGTCGTGAACCGGCTATCCCAGTCTCTCAAATACGCGCTGGAGTCTAAGGAACTGAATAAGCGTTTTATAGAGGAAGGATCCGATCCCACATTCGTAACGCCAGCGTTTTTCACTGATTACTATAAAAACGAGGCCGTCGATATGGTGAAAGTGGCTGCCGACCTGCAACTGCCCAGGGACTGA
- a CDS encoding Bug family tripartite tricarboxylate transporter substrate binding protein: protein MTLKACSSEIDRMLYKSIHSVFASFALAGLVTPVASATTFPVKPVKIVVNTGPGGLVDLSTRLIAEKMSEKLGQPVIVENRPGGATLIGTRAIKNAPADGYTLLSTAGTVTILPAVKRDPGYQINDFTGIGPILRSPLLMVTSGSGPYKTLADFVKRASTNPGKMSYASGGVGTTTQIGAALFIKQAGLDLLHIPYNGNGPAIPDVIAGRVDTIFEAYSSGAPQVKSGTLRALAVTSTVRLPNLPDVPTLQERGIKDFSYYLWTGMLAPKGTPQDVVSRLSEALHYALDSKELGERFRSDGAEPMLMQPIEFNQFLQQEASYFEKVVTELGIEKQ from the coding sequence ATGACACTGAAAGCATGCTCATCGGAGATAGATCGCATGTTGTACAAATCAATACATTCAGTATTCGCCAGTTTTGCCCTTGCTGGCTTGGTTACGCCAGTAGCCAGCGCAACCACCTTTCCAGTTAAACCAGTCAAAATCGTCGTAAACACCGGTCCGGGAGGCCTGGTCGACCTGTCGACGCGTCTGATTGCAGAAAAAATGAGTGAGAAGCTCGGGCAGCCTGTCATTGTCGAAAACAGACCCGGCGGCGCGACATTAATCGGAACGAGGGCGATAAAAAATGCGCCGGCGGATGGCTATACTTTGCTGTCCACTGCCGGCACTGTCACTATCCTGCCAGCCGTCAAACGTGATCCTGGCTATCAAATCAACGACTTCACCGGCATCGGGCCTATCCTCAGGTCACCATTGCTCATGGTGACCAGCGGTTCGGGTCCGTACAAAACGCTAGCGGACTTTGTTAAACGTGCAAGTACCAATCCCGGAAAAATGAGTTATGCATCGGGAGGGGTGGGCACAACTACGCAAATCGGTGCTGCTTTGTTTATTAAGCAGGCCGGGTTGGATCTACTGCATATCCCCTACAACGGTAACGGCCCTGCCATTCCTGATGTGATAGCGGGACGAGTCGATACGATTTTTGAAGCCTATAGCAGCGGTGCACCTCAGGTGAAATCCGGTACATTGCGTGCGCTTGCTGTTACCTCCACCGTCCGATTACCGAATCTGCCAGATGTCCCGACACTTCAGGAGCGCGGTATTAAAGACTTCAGTTATTACCTGTGGACGGGGATGCTGGCACCCAAGGGAACACCTCAGGATGTGGTGAGCCGGCTTTCCGAGGCGTTACATTACGCTCTCGATAGCAAGGAATTGGGCGAACGCTTTCGCTCGGATGGTGCGGAACCAATGTTGATGCAACCCATAGAATTCAATCAGTTTCTGCAACAGGAAGCATCGTATTTCGAGAAAGTAGTGACTGAGCTTGGGATAGAAAAACAATAA
- a CDS encoding Bug family tripartite tricarboxylate transporter substrate binding protein — translation MCKNWTRRRTILAAISGMVAMNMSSAQKFPDRPISIILPYSPGGASDLLARIVAVSLGNELGQPVVVNNKPGAGGDIGTLAAASAHKDGYTLLSVTNAQIINPLISDSPKYDLLREFSPLAHVFDIPQVLVVPGSESSKSIEELIEKLKSQKDGVLFGSGGPGTLGHMVGQLFARNAGMDAVHVPYKGDGPGLTDLIGGRLHYYFTTLPAAAAYIEAKRLRALGISGSKRDPAFPKVPTFSELDIFNDFDPTLFVGYMVPKGTSESLCETLATAILQVSSQPELRRQLGSLGASVENMGGPRVLFNRIEREKTIWSELLKAGVQG, via the coding sequence ATGTGTAAAAATTGGACTCGCCGCCGCACCATTCTGGCTGCAATTAGTGGGATGGTTGCTATGAATATGAGCTCCGCTCAGAAATTCCCTGATCGACCTATATCGATAATTCTGCCCTATAGCCCTGGCGGTGCGTCGGATTTGTTGGCCCGTATCGTAGCTGTTTCTCTAGGAAATGAGCTTGGACAGCCAGTTGTTGTTAATAACAAGCCCGGAGCGGGCGGTGATATCGGCACACTCGCTGCGGCCTCCGCACACAAAGATGGATATACACTCCTCTCGGTGACAAATGCGCAAATAATAAATCCTTTGATTTCAGACAGCCCAAAATATGATCTCTTAAGGGAATTCTCCCCTTTGGCTCATGTTTTCGATATTCCGCAAGTTTTAGTTGTTCCTGGTTCGGAATCGTCAAAATCAATAGAAGAATTAATAGAAAAATTAAAATCTCAAAAAGACGGAGTACTGTTCGGCTCTGGGGGGCCTGGTACCTTAGGTCATATGGTTGGTCAGCTATTTGCTCGCAATGCGGGAATGGACGCGGTTCATGTCCCGTACAAAGGAGATGGTCCCGGATTAACGGATCTAATAGGCGGCCGTCTTCATTATTACTTCACCACCCTGCCCGCTGCAGCTGCTTATATTGAAGCAAAGCGATTGCGAGCTTTAGGAATTTCGGGTAGTAAACGTGATCCTGCTTTTCCAAAGGTACCTACATTCTCGGAGTTAGATATTTTTAACGATTTCGATCCAACACTTTTTGTTGGCTATATGGTGCCTAAAGGAACGTCTGAGTCATTGTGTGAAACGCTTGCCACAGCAATTTTACAAGTATCTTCTCAACCCGAACTACGGCGACAATTGGGGAGTTTGGGGGCCAGTGTAGAAAATATGGGTGGCCCTCGCGTTTTATTTAATAGAATCGAGCGAGAAAAAACTATTTGGAGCGAGCTTCTAAAAGCAGGGGTACAGGGGTAG
- a CDS encoding amidohydrolase family protein: MNNTSSNSVFAATRAPNPGWLCRAESEPVLEPELSIIDSHMHLWEHKTGYTYFVKEFAEDVATCGHKIDSTVFIECRSMYRSRGPEHIKSVGETEFASGMAAIAASGIYTSCRVADAIVGFADLTSGEKLRETIEAHMSVANGRFRGIRQGAKWDADRTIKGSLPNARPGLYLDPSFAIGLEMLTAMGLSFDASVFHPQIQDVATLARAHPNTRIVVNHLGSPLGYATYESRRSEVRAAWLSSMRDLAQCPNVSVKLGGLLMCLGNFDFTQEKKPPDSVQLAELWRPYIEPCIELFGANRCMASSNFPVEKAGVPYGTLWNTFKRVTAGCSEYEKKMIFSGTARRFYNMD; encoded by the coding sequence ATGAACAATACTAGTAGCAACTCAGTCTTTGCAGCAACACGAGCGCCCAACCCGGGATGGCTCTGTAGAGCAGAATCTGAACCAGTACTTGAGCCCGAACTTTCAATTATCGACTCACATATGCACTTGTGGGAACACAAAACGGGCTATACGTATTTTGTAAAGGAATTTGCTGAAGATGTGGCAACATGCGGGCACAAGATTGATTCGACAGTCTTCATTGAGTGTCGTTCCATGTATAGGAGTCGCGGGCCGGAACATATAAAAAGCGTGGGAGAAACTGAATTCGCGTCCGGTATGGCCGCAATCGCAGCCAGTGGTATATACACTTCCTGCAGGGTAGCCGATGCAATTGTCGGTTTTGCAGATCTCACTTCTGGAGAAAAATTGAGGGAAACTATCGAAGCTCACATGTCCGTAGCCAACGGTCGCTTTCGAGGTATTCGTCAGGGCGCCAAGTGGGATGCGGATCGTACTATAAAAGGTTCGTTACCCAATGCAAGGCCTGGGTTATATCTGGACCCATCCTTTGCCATAGGTTTGGAGATGTTGACTGCTATGGGTTTAAGTTTCGATGCAAGCGTCTTTCATCCGCAAATTCAAGATGTTGCCACTCTTGCCAGAGCTCATCCAAATACCAGGATTGTAGTTAATCATTTGGGAAGCCCACTCGGTTATGCAACTTACGAGAGTAGGCGAAGCGAAGTTCGCGCTGCATGGCTGTCCAGCATGCGCGATCTGGCGCAATGTCCCAATGTATCAGTAAAGCTGGGGGGGTTGCTGATGTGTTTGGGTAACTTTGACTTCACTCAAGAAAAAAAACCGCCAGATTCTGTTCAATTGGCTGAATTGTGGCGCCCATATATTGAACCCTGCATAGAATTGTTTGGCGCAAATCGATGTATGGCTTCGTCTAATTTTCCGGTAGAAAAAGCGGGTGTACCATACGGCACTCTGTGGAATACGTTTAAAAGAGTGACGGCGGGATGCTCCGAATATGAAAAGAAAATGATATTCAGTGGCACGGCTCGTCGTTTTTACAACATGGACTAA
- a CDS encoding alpha/beta hydrolase, with amino-acid sequence MHGGSQTAVNWLNTPDGRPGWAEYFVNCGFDVYLVDQPQRGRSAWHPAHDNQLRNTSVQRVEKMFTAPEQFCLWPQAKHHSQWPGKGRKGDPVFDQFYASQVESVASDAITERNLQQSVAKLLDKIGPAILVTHSQSGSAGWAIADIRSLKVQAIIAIEPACPPIMEHEVFGGKMHLRWGVTHNAIEYSPPLKNATELKLIQEIESQGDDLSHCWLQVQPAHQLPNLANIPVLVLVSEASYHAAYDHCTVQWLRQAGVNVDFIRLKDLNIRGNGHMMMLEKNNIEIAGVVIKWLETHVI; translated from the coding sequence ATCCATGGCGGCAGTCAAACTGCGGTCAATTGGCTCAACACTCCTGACGGACGGCCTGGCTGGGCCGAATACTTTGTGAATTGTGGTTTTGATGTCTATTTGGTAGATCAACCGCAACGAGGTCGCTCAGCCTGGCATCCTGCCCATGATAATCAACTGCGCAATACATCCGTGCAACGGGTGGAAAAAATGTTTACCGCTCCAGAGCAATTTTGCTTATGGCCACAAGCAAAGCATCATAGTCAATGGCCTGGTAAAGGAAGAAAAGGTGATCCAGTATTTGATCAGTTTTATGCTAGTCAAGTTGAATCCGTAGCGTCTGATGCTATCACCGAAAGGAATCTCCAACAGAGTGTGGCTAAATTACTGGACAAAATCGGACCTGCTATCCTGGTCACGCATTCCCAATCTGGATCGGCCGGATGGGCTATAGCCGATATCAGATCTCTAAAGGTACAGGCAATTATTGCTATTGAACCAGCCTGCCCACCAATAATGGAACATGAGGTTTTTGGTGGCAAGATGCACTTGAGGTGGGGAGTTACCCATAACGCAATCGAATATAGTCCACCCCTTAAGAATGCAACGGAGCTAAAGCTTATTCAGGAAATCGAGAGCCAAGGCGACGATTTGTCACACTGTTGGCTACAGGTGCAACCGGCACATCAACTCCCTAATCTTGCAAATATTCCTGTACTGGTGCTGGTGTCAGAGGCAAGCTACCACGCTGCATATGATCATTGTACTGTGCAGTGGCTCCGCCAGGCTGGTGTCAATGTCGATTTTATCCGGTTGAAAGACCTTAATATTCGAGGAAACGGACACATGATGATGTTGGAGAAAAATAATATAGAAATTGCAGGCGTAGTAATTAAATGGCTTGAAACTCATGTAATTTAA
- a CDS encoding Bug family tripartite tricarboxylate transporter substrate binding protein, with amino-acid sequence MQNLKLSRRALLISSAALFMRPLRAQTFPSRPIRIIVGFGPGGTTDVIARSYGQLMSEQLNVSVIVDNKPGGNQINAIRTLLNSPPDGYTLYAATGSSLVQNPAIKKDLIYDPLKDFSYIGLAAKNPGVIFCNQKLPVNTLNDLVTYAAANPGQLNYASAGVGTSGHFAGEAFLHATGVKITHIPYKADAEVIREVMGGAIDMSIMTTLNTTQAIKSGKIKALAVCTASRLPYLPDVPTLRESGFNNLDVLDPYTFISLVGPAGISAATQNQLNAAMNKAATSVAFAAKIRDTLYTEPMRSSPASFREFTEKQISVWQKLAKSMTLPV; translated from the coding sequence ATGCAAAACCTAAAATTATCCAGAAGGGCACTTTTAATCAGCTCCGCAGCGCTCTTCATGCGGCCGCTTCGTGCACAAACATTTCCGTCCCGCCCAATACGCATTATAGTTGGCTTTGGTCCTGGCGGTACCACAGATGTGATTGCGAGATCGTATGGACAGTTAATGTCGGAGCAATTAAATGTCTCCGTTATTGTTGACAACAAACCTGGTGGCAACCAGATAAATGCCATAAGGACATTACTGAATTCGCCACCAGATGGCTATACACTGTATGCTGCAACAGGAAGCTCACTCGTGCAGAACCCGGCAATAAAGAAAGACCTGATCTATGACCCGCTCAAGGACTTTAGTTACATCGGGTTAGCAGCCAAAAATCCCGGAGTCATTTTCTGTAATCAGAAACTCCCTGTAAACACACTAAATGATTTGGTGACATACGCCGCGGCTAATCCTGGTCAATTAAATTATGCGTCTGCTGGTGTCGGCACCTCTGGTCACTTCGCCGGAGAGGCTTTCCTTCATGCTACAGGTGTGAAAATCACCCATATTCCCTACAAGGCCGATGCTGAGGTGATTCGTGAGGTGATGGGCGGGGCTATTGACATGTCCATTATGACAACGCTCAACACGACTCAAGCGATCAAATCTGGAAAAATTAAGGCGCTTGCTGTATGTACAGCCAGCAGATTACCGTACTTGCCGGATGTACCCACTCTACGCGAATCTGGATTCAACAATTTAGATGTGCTGGATCCTTATACCTTCATTAGCTTGGTAGGGCCCGCCGGCATATCTGCTGCTACGCAAAACCAATTAAATGCAGCGATGAATAAAGCGGCAACCTCGGTCGCCTTTGCAGCAAAGATACGCGATACTTTATACACAGAACCGATGCGATCTTCGCCCGCAAGCTTTCGTGAATTCACGGAGAAACAAATTTCTGTGTGGCAGAAGCTGGCAAAATCCATGACATTGCCGGTTTAA
- a CDS encoding NAD(P)-binding domain-containing protein, whose protein sequence is MTMKVGYIGLGALGSELAGRLSCVYPVCAWDINDAAMLRLRDRGASIMASPEEIARNSDIVLLCLPRSEDVRQVVFGPQGLAKGLGAGKLIIDQTSGHPESTRKIAEKLALAGVSMIDAAVSGNPQVVSKGEATLMVGGSDVLYERVLPVLTAISEKVFRCGANVGDGQAMKMVNNAMNAACRLGTLELAAMGVKAGLPLECIIEVLNSGTARNPTTEVMLPAIAQGRSSTDFALSLMLKDINQAVMLGITIGVSTPVINAVQNLLQMGANTLGGQARLEDMVGFMESAAGTKFRAGSAGADVVDSRFEDRGASGNAELASLLNNAVTALCETVTYEGTALGFRFGLGLEELSRVINISSGRSAASERILPTLGKQMLQADRQSQLTLAQLQDVAKLAITTGVPTTIFNTVRTVSEATVNPSESFTLR, encoded by the coding sequence ATGACTATGAAAGTAGGATATATAGGGCTGGGCGCACTCGGCAGCGAACTGGCAGGGCGATTGTCTTGCGTCTATCCGGTATGCGCATGGGACATCAATGATGCCGCCATGTTGCGATTACGCGATCGGGGAGCAAGTATCATGGCTTCGCCCGAAGAGATCGCGAGAAATAGCGATATTGTGCTGCTATGCCTGCCACGCAGCGAAGATGTGAGGCAGGTTGTTTTCGGGCCTCAAGGGCTGGCAAAAGGACTGGGCGCGGGTAAGTTGATTATCGACCAGACTAGCGGTCACCCGGAAAGTACCCGGAAAATCGCGGAAAAACTGGCTTTAGCAGGCGTATCAATGATCGATGCGGCAGTATCCGGCAACCCGCAAGTTGTCTCGAAAGGGGAGGCCACGCTCATGGTTGGGGGATCGGACGTGCTATACGAGCGCGTACTTCCGGTACTTACCGCCATCAGCGAAAAAGTGTTTCGCTGCGGCGCCAATGTTGGTGATGGGCAGGCAATGAAAATGGTCAACAACGCGATGAATGCCGCGTGCAGGCTCGGAACGCTGGAGCTTGCTGCCATGGGTGTGAAAGCTGGACTGCCGCTGGAGTGCATCATAGAAGTGCTCAATAGCGGGACTGCACGCAATCCAACAACAGAGGTCATGCTGCCGGCCATTGCGCAGGGGCGATCCTCTACCGATTTTGCCTTATCGCTCATGCTCAAAGACATTAATCAGGCCGTGATGCTGGGTATAACTATTGGTGTGTCTACGCCAGTAATCAATGCTGTACAGAACTTATTGCAAATGGGCGCAAATACGCTTGGCGGACAAGCCAGGCTTGAAGACATGGTGGGATTTATGGAATCGGCCGCTGGTACAAAATTTCGAGCAGGCAGTGCAGGCGCTGATGTGGTTGATTCCCGTTTCGAGGATCGCGGTGCTTCTGGTAATGCGGAACTTGCGTCGCTATTGAATAATGCGGTAACAGCGTTATGCGAGACCGTTACCTATGAAGGTACGGCACTTGGTTTTCGATTTGGACTTGGACTCGAAGAGCTGTCGCGTGTCATTAATATCAGTTCCGGCCGTAGTGCAGCATCGGAACGTATTTTGCCAACACTCGGCAAGCAGATGTTGCAAGCGGACCGGCAGTCACAATTGACACTTGCGCAATTGCAGGACGTAGCCAAGCTCGCAATAACGACTGGCGTACCCACTACAATATTCAACACTGTACGAACCGTATCCGAAGCGACAGTGAACCCGTCAGAAAGCTTCACACTGCGCTGA
- a CDS encoding alpha/beta fold hydrolase, producing the protein MPNIRVNDANIFYHDDDYTDPWDSSDAVMLQHGLGRTGNMYYGWVPHLSRQFRVIRPNLRGVGPGADPGPDIEFSLDQILSDFVGVLDKLGIEKVHYVGESLGSILGVIFAATHPQRVKSLTLVSSIIRVRPEKTVAINSVGYPTWAEALDQLGMKQWWLRSREVTNQLTGNAAKDEWFADECGSWPLHVAQALLRFASQVSAESLLSSVKAPTLVLSAGNSPHSGQEEQQFILDNIAGSRQIVYPEAKHIDCYLQPDQFARDTCTFLREVSASAQCEAF; encoded by the coding sequence ATGCCGAATATTCGGGTGAATGATGCGAACATCTTTTATCACGATGATGATTACACGGATCCCTGGGATTCATCCGACGCAGTCATGCTGCAACATGGGCTTGGGCGTACCGGTAATATGTATTATGGCTGGGTACCCCATCTGAGCCGCCAGTTCCGGGTCATTCGACCCAATTTGCGGGGTGTGGGACCTGGTGCAGATCCCGGGCCAGACATTGAGTTTTCTCTTGACCAGATACTGTCAGACTTTGTGGGCGTGTTGGATAAGCTTGGTATTGAGAAAGTGCATTACGTGGGCGAGTCATTAGGCAGCATCCTGGGGGTGATATTTGCAGCGACCCATCCGCAACGCGTAAAAAGCCTGACTCTGGTCTCTTCTATCATACGGGTAAGGCCGGAAAAAACAGTGGCGATCAATTCGGTCGGCTATCCAACCTGGGCCGAAGCGCTGGACCAATTGGGGATGAAACAGTGGTGGCTTCGCTCCCGCGAAGTCACGAACCAGCTCACAGGCAATGCAGCCAAAGACGAGTGGTTTGCCGACGAATGTGGCAGCTGGCCGCTGCATGTGGCACAGGCGTTGCTGCGCTTTGCGAGTCAGGTTTCTGCTGAATCGCTATTGAGCAGTGTTAAGGCACCTACGTTGGTGCTATCGGCCGGCAACAGCCCCCATAGCGGTCAGGAAGAACAACAGTTTATTCTGGATAATATCGCGGGATCACGGCAAATTGTTTATCCGGAGGCCAAACATATCGACTGCTATTTGCAACCAGATCAATTTGCGCGTGATACATGTACCTTTTTACGCGAGGTAAGTGCTTCAGCGCAGTGTGAAGCTTTCTGA
- a CDS encoding NAD(P)-dependent oxidoreductase → MNNQINTPIIGFIGLGQMGEPMAMNLVKAGHQVFVFDIDSKKAKRIVEAGGMLASSPLDVAEHARIVMLMVETTEQVESVIWGKNGLVHGAVSGDVIICMSTVNPQKLQEMEKRLSEKGIALIDAPVTGLPKGAEDGTLKALVGGSSLALERARFALESITSKIIHVGACGSGTAMKLINNMLFQANRVLIAEALALGAKAGLDPKRIYEIVSDSTGNSAAFQYCAPRVIARNFDGVRMEITYKDLELQTQFAKSLKMPMFMVPAAQQVFQMARASGYGQEDGVAVVKIYESFTGVEVTPHS, encoded by the coding sequence ATGAATAATCAAATCAACACACCAATCATTGGATTCATCGGTCTGGGCCAGATGGGGGAGCCAATGGCGATGAATCTCGTCAAAGCTGGCCATCAAGTTTTTGTTTTTGATATTGACAGCAAAAAAGCGAAGCGAATCGTTGAGGCGGGAGGGATGCTTGCGAGCAGCCCGCTTGATGTAGCGGAGCACGCGCGTATTGTAATGCTAATGGTGGAAACAACTGAGCAGGTAGAATCCGTCATTTGGGGAAAAAACGGACTGGTACATGGGGCAGTTTCAGGTGATGTCATCATATGCATGAGTACAGTCAATCCTCAAAAATTGCAAGAGATGGAGAAGCGACTATCGGAAAAAGGGATTGCCTTAATTGACGCCCCAGTCACAGGGCTACCCAAAGGTGCAGAAGATGGAACATTGAAAGCCTTGGTTGGAGGAAGCTCGCTGGCGCTGGAGCGCGCTCGATTCGCTCTCGAGTCGATTACCTCCAAAATTATTCATGTAGGAGCTTGTGGTAGTGGAACAGCAATGAAGCTAATTAACAACATGCTATTCCAGGCCAATCGTGTTCTTATCGCGGAGGCACTGGCCCTGGGTGCAAAGGCTGGACTTGATCCTAAACGGATTTATGAGATCGTCAGTGATTCTACAGGCAACAGTGCTGCTTTTCAGTACTGTGCTCCTCGCGTTATCGCGCGAAATTTCGACGGTGTACGCATGGAGATCACTTACAAGGACCTGGAGCTTCAAACTCAGTTTGCAAAATCATTAAAAATGCCTATGTTTATGGTTCCGGCGGCGCAACAGGTATTTCAAATGGCTCGAGCGTCAGGCTATGGCCAGGAAGACGGGGTGGCAGTGGTGAAAATCTACGAAAGTTTTACTGGTGTTGAAGTTACGCCGCATTCTTAA